TTGTAGGGTTTGCTTTCTACGATGGGCCGAATATTCAACATTTATCAACATTTAAGGATCACTAATTCcattatattatcaataaaaaaaattattaaaataccaataataatataataagtTCCAACAAATTACTCTAACAGACACAGCactgaaataataatgccTTTCTACCAGTCAAGAACAGCGCAGTTTGTTCTGTTCACGTTGTTTATCTACGTCCTGACATTTGCATCTGTTTATTTCGCTATCTCTTCGAGTATTTCATTTCTACAAGTAACCATTAAATTGACTCAAGGTTTCAATATAATCATCATATCTATCTTTTCTATAATCAATTCCATTATTCTTTggaaattttctaattattTACTCTTTGGAGAACTACGACTCATCGAATATGAACATGTCTTAGAGAGACTCCCCTTCACGGTCATTAATATGGTCTTCATGTCAAGTATGTTCAATGAACATGATATTTTCACTACCATCATCTTAAGTTTATTACTTCTATATATGAAAGTCTCTAATTGGATCCTTAGAGATCGTCTAGAATCATTGTTACAAACGGTAAATGATTCCACAactattttcaatttaattttctctacccaattcttcttcaacttaatactattttctctaattgattatttgatgatgaatttttgtatttcaaactcattattatcaaatagCAACATTGGATCATCTGCCTcagtttatttattaatgggGATGGAATTCACCATGTTACTGGTTGatcttttcaatattctTTGTCACTCCATATTAAACATTTACGAATTTTATAAATCTTCATTAGTCTCCCTAGATACCCATTTAACCTCTGaggatgaagaagatgatgaatctGGGTTTAACGGTCTTGAAGGTAAGTTtatttatgaaaaaataatcgATACATTCACAAGGTTTTTAAAGACAATCattcatattttattattaattccaTTTGCTATGCCCGTTATGTTAAGTAAAGATGTAGTCATTGATTTGGTCACTTTGAGTCAGAACATTAATACAATTTGGAAGATTTGGGtcaataatagaaaattagATGACCAACTCCCCACAGTGACTCAACATCAATTAGATTCAATGGAAGATAAGATATGTATAATTTGTATGGATGATTTATCCATTAATTCTattcaaaagaattttgaaaagagaAAACCAAAAATGTTACCTTGTGGCCATATTTTACACATgaattgtttaaaaaattggatGGAAAGATCACAAACTTGTCCAATGTGCAGATTGCCCGTCTTTAATGAAAAGGGTGAAGTTCTACCAACAAGAAGAGAAAGAGCAACAACTCCGGAACCTTCTACATCTACCTCTTCAGATTcagaagaaaatgaagaatggGTTTCTTTTCCTATTGAAACAATTGATGATAGTACTATAACTTTCAATTTGGCCAACGATGATGGAAGAATCTTGAAATCTCgtcttttgataaattcaaCAACTGACACGACTCAGAATTCGGATGATATTTTAGGcttaaaacaaaaaattaatcaactacaagatcaaataaatcaattaaataagaatatGAAACCAATAGatgaaaaggaaaatataCTTCTTTCTCATACAGAAtagatttttataatttatatacatACCCATTCACATGCTCACGAACAATTATCTCTTCAAAACCTGGTAAACGCATTAATAGAAATACATATACTCAACAGGGATTTAATTATGTCAAGCACATTCATTTAGAAGCTGATTAGCCAGATAAAAAGACCTTAcaattttgataatgaCCTTATCTCCACAAAAAATTGCAAAAGCTAATTTCTATTGTGATTGGAAAGAAAAACAGGTaggaattaaaaatttattccaAGTTAATGATCAAGTTAAATTACATTACCTCTTACCGAATATAATTCTATCagttcattattattatttgaatgcGTTAATTACTAAAGGAGCATTATTATAAAGGGTCTTAcattaacttttttttatcccTCATAATTGACGATTTGCGATATTatcataatttattttaactgtatttagattttttttttttaattttatcaataagTTAACCATATTAAAcattgattaatttttctatagTCAggatatattattttagaGTTTCTTATGTTAGAATTATCAATGCTTTTAGTACAAGAAAAGGAAGAATTTCGTTACAAATATTCCCAGATAACGGTGAAATATTTcgtattaaattatttaactaaaaattattttcagaatGTTTAATATAATGCAAACTTCTATAAATGCTATAAAATGCTAAAAATGctaatgttttatttttttaatttccaaATGGGTGcttattttaattgaaaattatcgTCTGTCTAATCACTTGAACTATTGTACTTATTTGATTCAAAGTGTGATTGAGTCATTTCATTCTCGGAATCGAGGTGAGTTTGTCCTGAGAATTCGTCATCaagattatatttataaattggTTCATCATACGACGGCGtcattaattgattatttttatgttcaaaattaatttcgtgattaaaattattttcttcgtTATCTAAAACGTCTTCGTTATCcaaaaattcttcttcatttaaaatttcctCATCGCTTGATGTgtcatataattttttttccatatcttttaattcaatttcaatcttttgaaacttaaaattataatcgTTTTGATTTTCTCTTACTTTTTGAAGATGGCTTTTGCAATGTTGAATATTggaaattatttcattttttgttATATCTTTCTCAACTGATGTTTGAGATATATCGTTATTTCTTGTTTCAAACATTAGCATCCTAGCTAATATAAGATGActtaatgaataaatataccAAATTTCGGAATCTTCAATGAATGGTGGCGCAAGAACCATTtctgataatttttctacaaatttcttcaatttttttttcaaataattaagTTCTTCAactatttctttaatatttcttgatGTAAGATCGCTGAATTTTGTATGTATTAAAGATAATGTCATCCAAAGAAATGATGTAGTAAACTTACCTGTATGGTTCCTCGACGATTGTGTAAATGCTGGTGCAGTCTTGTAATTAATGCtattattgtatttttgATTGGATGAATAGATTGAATGAATCCAAtttaaaaagtttaatGACTCTTGAATggaaactttttttaataatattattgaacctaaattccaaaaatttcttatatcaatattagGTAGTCGTAtgattaatgaaaatatatgataGGCTTgattaaaattcttttcacatatattataataaagtaaattaattaaattttcaatatggatgttattaaatgatgTTGTTTGTTTATCTCTATATGATGTTTCGTAACCCTCAGAAATTGCTTTAATATGTGTTTTAAGACGTTTTGTACAATGTTGTAGTCTAGCTTCTAATTTCTtgtttgtaaattttttcactCGGTTTAATCgattaaatgatattttattcctATTTATTGGAATTCGACCGTTTGATTTCAATTTAGTTTTCGAATTCAAGGTGTCAATAGAGGTATTCCAAACTTCAAAACTTTCTTGTGGTCTATCatatctattaaaaaattttgtttcttcATTTGTAGTACCTGTAGAGTCACTATTATATTCATCATCACTTAATGTGTTCgtatttgaaattgaatcAGAATCATCGTTATAATTAGTATTGGAATCGCTATGTTCGTGTGCAGATGCCTCTGGTGTTGGCAAGGTTATAGGTGTTCTGGATCTATTAGATTCCAAAGAAGATGATGGAATTGTATCACCATATAATTGGGAGTACCTTTTTGTAAAAGTGTTGATATACTGGTATCGTATTTTTCGTTCGTTTGCCAATACCTTTGAGTGGATATTCAAGGGAGCCTCGAACATTGCATGCTGGTTTGTTCTATTATAATCTAAAggtatataaattattagcaATAAATAAGGTCACCTTTTAGTTGCGGTTTGAGCCAGACTTATAACACTTgtcgtttcttttttttaacttgtTTACCATTGAAAACCAAACTTaatgtttgtttttttaaaatttcattgacttttttttttccgaTGAGCTTAGCGCTTTGGGCAATAGGAAAATAAACCAAAAAAGGTTAGAAATGACTGCGAGAGATTCAAATAcgttaaaattatttcaaaatagtGTTAAAAATAGAGTTATTGGTGTAACTTGAAACATGTATAATTCtagtaataaatatatcttaAGAATTGTTAGTAGTCTTATGTTACATATCTTGCGTTGTAACTAAACAGTTTTTTCTGTAAATATAACGTTTTTAGGCGTTTAAGTTAAGTAGGAATTAGTCAATagtaattaattattcGACAGGCACAGTGGCttcttaataaatatatgaCTATATATACTTTGAAAACTGaagttcaaaatattttaaaaattacttACAGGAGAATATACAGGGATGGGTATATTGACACAACGCACATATCATGCTAACTATACGCCATTGCTATGAATGTAAAATTACATAAAACTAGCCTGAAGCAATAACATAGATGAGGCCAGCGGTGTCATTTTTTGAAACAGGTAGGAAAAACTCATTACATCATACCTGGCATACCTCCCATGCCTGGCATACCACCTGGAGCAGCACCCTTATTTTCTTCTGGAGCATCGACAATAGCAACTTCTGTAGTAGCCAATAAAGAGGCAACACCAGAAGCGTCAACTAAACCAGTACGGACAACCTTGAAAGGATCAATAATACCGGCAGCTAACATATCAGTGTATACTGATTTAGAAGCATCGTAACCCTTGGAGAAATCGTTACCAtattcatctaataatttgcCAACAACAACAGAACCTTCTTCGCCAGCATTATCAATGATTTGCTTAGCTGGTCTAGTAATAGCTTTACGGATAATATCAACACCAAGTTTTTGGTCAAAATTTTCAGTTGGAACATCGTCTAAAATACGGGAGGCTTTAACTAAAGCAGTACCACCACCTGGTAAAATACCTTCTTCTACTGCAGCTCTTGTAGCATTCAAAGCGTCATC
The window above is part of the Henningerozyma blattae CBS 6284 chromosome 2, complete genome genome. Proteins encoded here:
- the HRD1 gene encoding E3 ubiquitin-protein ligase HRD1 (similar to Saccharomyces cerevisiae HRD1 (YOL013C); ancestral locus Anc_6.45); translated protein: MPFYQSRTAQFVLFTLFIYVLTFASVYFAISSSISFLQVTIKLTQGFNIIIISIFSIINSIILWKFSNYLLFGELRLIEYEHVLERLPFTVINMVFMSSMFNEHDIFTTIILSLLLLYMKVSNWILRDRLESLLQTVNDSTTIFNLIFSTQFFFNLILFSLIDYLMMNFCISNSLLSNSNIGSSASVYLLMGMEFTMLLVDLFNILCHSILNIYEFYKSSLVSLDTHLTSEDEEDDESGFNGLEGKFIYEKIIDTFTRFLKTIIHILLLIPFAMPVMLSKDVVIDLVTLSQNINTIWKIWVNNRKLDDQLPTVTQHQLDSMEDKICIICMDDLSINSIQKNFEKRKPKMLPCGHILHMNCLKNWMERSQTCPMCRLPVFNEKGEVLPTRRERATTPEPSTSTSSDSEENEEWVSFPIETIDDSTITFNLANDDGRILKSRLLINSTTDTTQNSDDILGLKQKINQLQDQINQLNKNMKPIDEKENILLSHTE
- the RRN11 gene encoding Rrn11p (similar to Saccharomyces cerevisiae RRN11 (YML043C); ancestral locus Anc_6.46), with the protein product MFEAPLNIHSKVLANERKIRYQYINTFTKRYSQLYGDTIPSSSLESNRSRTPITLPTPEASAHEHSDSNTNYNDDSDSISNTNTLSDDEYNSDSTGTTNEETKFFNRYDRPQESFEVWNTSIDTLNSKTKLKSNGRIPINRNKISFNRLNRVKKFTNKKLEARLQHCTKRLKTHIKAISEGYETSYRDKQTTSFNNIHIENLINLLYYNICEKNFNQAYHIFSLIIRLPNIDIRNFWNLGSIILLKKVSIQESLNFLNWIHSIYSSNQKYNNSINYKTAPAFTQSSRNHTGKFTTSFLWMTLSLIHTKFSDLTSRNIKEIVEELNYLKKKLKKFVEKLSEMVLAPPFIEDSEIWYIYSLSHLILARMLMFETRNNDISQTSVEKDITKNEIISNIQHCKSHLQKVRENQNDYNFKFQKIEIELKDMEKKLYDTSSDEEILNEEEFLDNEDVLDNEENNFNHEINFEHKNNQLMTPSYDEPIYKYNLDDEFSGQTHLDSENEMTQSHFESNKYNSSSD